CGCCTTCTTCGCGGCCGGCGACTTCGCCATGGCCAAGACGATCTTCGCCCGCGCCGTCGAGGCCGACCCGTGGAACCGCCAGGCGGCGCGGTTTCTCGCCGACGCGGAGCGCAAGCTCGGCAACGCGGACGAGGCGCTGCACGCCGATGCCTTGGCCTTGCTGGGCAACCCGACGCTGGAACACGCGTGGGCGCGTCTGCGCGACGACGCGTCGGCCGCGGGGCGCGACTGCCTGCGGCGGCGCGCGCGGTTGCCGGAGGTGAAGAAGAGCGCGGCGCAGAATGGCGGGAAGACCACCGTCTCGGTCGACCTCCCCTTCGCGATGGGGAACGCGGGGGAGGAGGGAGACGGGGCGCTCTTCTTCGCCTATGCGCTGGGCATGGGGTCGGCGGTCGCCGACGCGGACAAGGCGGCGAGCGGCGAGACGACGAAGGTCGGCACGCCGGCGACGCCGCTCGAGATCAAGCGCGCGAACGTCCTCTTCGTCCTCAAGGCGATGAATGCGAAGCCGAAAGCCAACGCGCCGTTCTGGTCGTTGATGCAGCGCGCCGAGAAGGCGGGCTACCTCGACGAGGCGATCTTCCTCCACATGTTGGGCGAGGATCTCGTTCCCGAATACAAGGCGTTCCGCGAGCGGTCGCGCGACCGGCTCATGGCCTACCTCCTCACGGTCGTCTTCCCGGCCCGATCCGCCCCCGCAGGCGCGAAGCCCTGACCCGTTCGCCGGCTGGGCGCGGGGATCACGACGTCGGAACAGAGGCGCCGGCGCCGCGTGTCCCGCAGCGAGAACGCAACTCGTCTGTTGGGTTAGTTTTCCAGTGGCGACAAAAGATTTGCAGCATACGATCCTGTGTATGGGCGCGGAACGTCACAACGCCGCCGAGACCGCCGCGCGCGCCGACCGCGAGAAGACGCTCGTCGCCGCGTCGTCCTTGGCCGCCGCCGTGCTGCTCACCGGCACGAAGCTCGGCGTCGGCCTCTGGACGAACAGCCTCGGGATCCTCTCCGAAGCCGCGCACTCGGCGCTCGACCTCGCCGCCGCGGGGATGACCCTCTGGGCGGTGCGCGCCGCGGCGCGGCCCGCGGACCGCCGCCACGCCTACGGGCACGGGAAGTTCGAGAACCTCTCCGCGCTGTTCGAGACGCTGCTCCTCTTGGCGACGTGCGTCTGGATCTTCTCCGAGGCGATCCAGCGGCTCGCGTCCGGAGGCGCGCACGTTCAGGCCAACGTCTGGGCCTTCGCGACCGTGCTTCTCTCGATCGGCGTCGACCTCTCCCGCTCCCGGGCGCTCGCCCGCGCCGCGCGGCGCCACAAGAGCCAAGCGCTCGAGGCGGACGCGCTCCACTTCTCGACCGACGTCTGGTCGTCGGCGGTCGTGCTCCTCGGACTGTTCGCCGTCGTCGCAGCGCCGCGCCTCGGCGCGCCGTGGCTCGAGAGCGCCGACGCCGTCGCCGCGCTCGGCGTGGCGCTGATCGTCGTCTGGGTCAGCGTCCGCCTCGGGCGCAAGGCGATCGACGACCTCGTGGACGCCACGCCGCCGCGCGTCGCGCAGAAGATCGCGGAGCTGCTGCGCGACGTACCGAACGCGGTCGCGGTGCGCCGCGTCCGCGTGCGCCGAAGCGGTCCGGTCCTCTTCGTGGACCTCACGCTGGTGGCCCCGGCCGACGTGCCGCTCTCCCTGGCCCACGCCGCGGCCGACGTCGCCGAGGCCCGCGTGCGCGCGGCCTACGCGAACGCCGACGTCGTCGTCCACGTCGAGCCCGACGTCGAACTCCCGGACGATCCCCGCTGATCGGGCGCGCCGCGACGATCGTCAAACCAACGGCGGCTTGACGCGAACCTCGCGCCGCCTCGCCGTTCAACGCCCAAAAAGCAACGTTGCGCGATGTCTTCGTCGGGAGGCAGGCGCGGAGGAACCTTGCGCGGTCCTGCGATCGTCGGGACGCGCCAGCCTCCCCTACACGTCGCCGCGAGGAAGGGCCGGCGAGTCGGAAACGGCCCCCGACGCGATGCGCCGGGGGCCGCCTCGAGACCGCAGAGGACGCGCCGTCAGTCCCAGCCGCAGGCGCGACCCTTGTTCTGTTCGTCGAGCCACTTCTTCAGCGGCGCGAAGTAGTCGAGGACCGCCGAAGCGTCCATCTTGTCGGAGCCGGTCATCGCCTTGAGCGCTTCCGGCCAAGGCTTCGACTGCCCCATCTCCATCATCGCGTTGAGCCGCTCCCCCGCCGCCTTGCTGCCGTAGATCGTGCGGCGGTGCAGCGGTCCGGTCTGCCCGGCCGCCTCGGAGAGCGCGCGGTGGAACTGGAACTGGAGCAGGTGGGCGAGGAAGTACCGCGCGTACGGCACGTTCGCCGCGACGTGGTACTTGGCGCCCGGATCGAAGTCCTTCTCGCTCCGCGCGACCGGCGGCGCGATCCCCTGGTACTTGCGCGCCAAGTCCCACCACGCCTGATTGTAGTGGTCGGGGGTCACCTTCCCCGAGAAGACCTGCCAGCGCCACTGGTCGACCATCAGGCCGAACGGCAGGAAGGAGACCTTCTCCAGCGCCCGCCGCAGCAGCAGGTCGACGTCGTTGGCGTCCTTCGGCTCGCTCGGCAGGAAGCCGATCTTGGCGAGGTAGGCCGGGGTGATCGAGAGGGCCAGCGTGTCGCCGAGCGCCTCGTGGAAGCCGTCGTTCGCGCTGTCGCGGAACAGCGGCGTCTGGTTCTTGTAGGCCCGCTGGTAGTAGTTGTGCCCCAGTTCGTGGTGGACCGTGACGAAGTCCTCGCCGTCCGTCTTGATGCACATCTTGAGGCGGATGTCGTCGAGGTAGTCGACGTCCCAGGCGCTGGCGTGGCAGACGACCTCGCGGTCGCGCGGCTTGACCAGCATCGACCGCTCCCAGAACGTCTCCGGCAGCGCGGGAAGGCCGAGCGACATGAAGAACCGCTCGCCCGTGCGGACCATCTCCTTCGCGTCCATCTTCCGCCCCTGGACGAGCGCGGTCAGGTCCACCGTGCTCCCCTGCTGCGGCGGCTTCACGAGGTCGTAGACGTTCTCCCAGCTCTGGGCCCACATGTTGCCCAGCAGGTGCGCGGGGATCGGCTTGCCGTCCGGCACGAGCTCCTTGCCGTACTTCTCCTGCAGCTTGCCGCGCACGTAGCAGTGGAGCGCGGTGTAGAGCGGCTGCACCTGGCCCCACAGCCGGTCCACCTCGGCGGAGAACTCGTCGGGCGACATGTCGTACTTCGAGCGCCAGAGCGCGCCGGTGTCGGCGAAGCCGAGGTCGCGCGCCCCTTGGTTCGAGAGCTCGACGAAGCGCTTGTAGCGGTCGCGCATCGGCGGGCTGATCGTGCGCCACCCCTCCCAGGCGTCGAGCAGCTGCTTCGGGTCGCGGCTCGAGGCCATGATCTCCTCGAGCTGGCCGAGGTCGTAGCAGACGCCCGGCTTGGGGCAGTACTTCCCCTTGCCGTAGTCGCTCTGCATCGAGGTGACGATCCGCGTCTCCTCCTCGCGCAGCCGCGGCGAGTTCGGCGCGGGCATCACGAGCGAGAGCTTGAGCAGCTTCAGCTTGCGCGCGACGTCGGGCGGCAGCTTCATCCCGTCGAAGCGGGTCGCCGCCTGGGCCATCGCCGTCGTCTCGGCGATGATCGCCTCGTTGGCCTGCGCGGAGAGGATCTCCGTGTCGTCGGTGATGTAGGTGTTGTTGACCCAGTCGGCGCGCTGCCCGCGCACCCAGAGGTCGAGCAGACGCGCCTCGGCCTGCGCGACGAAGCGCTTCGCTTCGTCCACGGTCGGGGCCGGCTTCGCGGCATCGGCCATCGCGGATCCTCCCGCGGCGAGCGCGGCGACGAGCGGCAGGGCCGCGAAGGCGGCCCGGACGATCCAAGAACGGCGCGGCATACGTCCTCCCACCGGCTTCGCCGGTCAGCCCATGCAGGTGCAGACGAGGTTGCGGTCGCCGGCGACGTTGTCCACGCGGCCGACGTAGGGCCAGAACTTGCGTTCCTTGGTGAACTGGGTCGGGAAGGCGGCGCGCTCGCGGCTGTAGGGGTGCTTCCAGTCGTCGGCCGCGCAGACGGCCGCGGTGTGCGGCGCGTTCTTCAGCAGGTTGTCCGCCCGGTCGGCCTTCCCTTCCTCGATCTCGCGGATCTCCTCGCGGATCATCACCATCGCCTCGACGAAGCGGTCGAGCTCCTCCTTCGACTCGCTCTCCGTCGGCTCGATCATCAGCGAGTCGTGGACCGGCCAGGACATCGTCGGGGCGTGGAAGCCGTAGTCCATCAGCCGCTTGGCGATGTCGTCGGCCTCGATCCCCGCCGCCTGCTTGACCGGCTTGAGGTCGATGATGCACTCGTGCGCCACGCGCCCGTTCTTCCCCGTGTAGACGATCGGGAAGTGCGGCGCGAGCTTCACGGCGAGGTAGTTGGCGTTGAGGATCGCCGTCTTCGTCGCCTTCTCCAGCCCCTTCGTCCCCATCATCGCGATGTAGGCGTAGGGGATCGGCAGGACGCCCGCGCTGCCCATCGGGCCGGAGGCGACGGCGCCGATGCCGCGCTCGCCGCCGGTCGGCACGACCGGGTGCTTGGGGAGGAACGGCGCGAGGTGCTTGGCGACGCAGATCGGGCCGACGCCCGGGCCGCCGCCGCCGTGGGGGATCGAGAAGGTCTTGTGCAGGTTGAGGTGGCAGAGGTCGCCGCCGAAGTCGGCCGGCCGGCAGAGGCCGACGAGCGCGTTCATGTTCGCGCCGTCCACGTAGACCTGGCCGCCGTTGTCGTGGACGATCTTGCAGATCGTCTTGATCCCCTCCTCGAAGACGCCGTGCGTCGAGGGGTAGGTGACCATCAGCGCGGCCAGCGTGTCGCGGTGCGCCTCGGCCTTCGCCTTGAGGTCGTCGACGTCGATGTCGCCCCGCTCGTTGCACTTGACCGGCACGACCTCCATCCCGGCGAGCGCGGCGCTGGCCGGGTTCGTGCCGTGCGCCGACTCGGGGATGATGCAGACCCTGCGCCGCGCGTCGCCGCGCGAGTGGTGGTAGGCGCGGATCACCTGCAGCCCCGTGTACTCGCCCGCCGCGCCGGAGTTCGGCATCAGCGTGGCGGCGTGGAAGCCGGTGATCGTCGTCAGCCAGCGGGTCAGCTCGGCGGCCAGCTCCTGGTAGCCGGCGGCCTGCTCGGCCGGGGCGAACGGGTGGAGCTTCGCGAACTCCGGCCAGGTGATGGCGAACATCTCGGCCGCGCCGTTCAGCTTCATCGTGCAGGAGCCGAGCGGCGTCATCGCCTGCGCCAGCGACAGGTCGCGCGACTCGAGCGACTTGATGTAGCGCATCAGCTCCATTTCGCAGTGGTAGCGGTTGAAGACCTTCTCCTGCAGGAACGGCGTCCCGCGGCGCAGTCCGGCGGGGAACTCGGCCGCGGCGCTCGCGGCGAGCGCTTCCCAGTCGAGCTTCGTCGGCCCGCCGAAGACCTCGTAGAGGTCCTGCAGGTCGGCGGCCGTCGTCGCCTCGTCGAGCGCGACGCCGAGCGCGCCGTCCTCGAACACGCGCAGGTTGATCTTCTTGCCGGCGGCCGCCTCGAGCACCTCGCTCGTCGGGCGCGGGCCGGGGACGACGCGCAGCGCGTCGAAGACGACGCCGTCGCCGACGCCGCAGCCGAGGCCGCGCAGCGCGCCGCGCAGCGTCTCGGCGAGCAGGTGCACGCGGCCGGCGATCTTCTTGAGCCCCTCCGGCCCGTGGTAGACGGCGTACATCGAGGCCATCACGGCCAGCAGCACCTGCGCCGTGCAGATGTTGCTCGTCGCCTTCTCGCGGCGGATGTGCTGCTCGCGCGTCTGCAGCGCGAGGCGCAGCGCCGGCTTCCCCTGCGCGTCGCGGGAGACGCCGATGATCCGGCCGGGGATCTGGCGCTTGAACTCCTCGCGCGCCGCCATGTAGCCGGCGTGCGGGCCGCCGTAGCTGAGCGGCACGCCGAAGCGCTGGCTGGAGCCGACGGCGACGTCGGCGCCGATCTCGCCCGGCGACTTGAGCAGCGTCAGCGCCAGCAGGTCGGCGGCGACGACGACCGCGCACTTCGCGGCGTGGGCCTTGGCGACGAACGGCGCGTAGTCGAGCACCGCGCCGCAGGTCGCGGGGTACTCGACGAGGGCGCCGAACGTCGGGCGCGAGAAGTCCCACGTCTCGTGGTTCCCGACGACGACCTCGATCTCCAGCGGCAGGGCGCGCGTCTTGACGACGGCGATCGTCTGCGGGTGGCAGCGCTCGGAGACGAAGAAGACGGCGGAGTGGTCCTTGTTGGCCCCGGCGCGGCGGCAGAGGGTCATCGCCTCGGCGGCGGCGGTTCCTTCGTCGAGCATCGAGGCGTTGGCGATCGGCAGGCCGGTGAGGTCGGCGATCATCGTCTGGAAGTTGAGCAGCGCCTCGAGCCGCCCCTGCGAGATCTCCGCCTGATACGGCGTGTACTGCGTGTACCAGCCGGGGTTCTCGAGCACGTAGCGGACGATCGGCGCCGGGGTGACGCAGTCGCTGTAGCCCGTGCCGATGAAGGAGCGCCAGATCTGGTTCCGCGCGGCGAGTTCGCGCAGGCGCGCGACGGCGGCGGACTCCGACAGCGGCGCGGGGAGCGCGAGCGGCGAGGCGGCGCGGATCCCCGCGGGGACCGTCTGGGCGATCAGCTCGTCCAGGGAGGCGACGCCGAGTTCCGCCAGCATCGCGGCGACGTCCGCGTCGCGCGGGCCGACGTGGCGGTCGGCGAAGTGGTCGGGATGGTCCAAGAGGTGCTCGTTGCGCGTCGGCATGGGAAGACCTCGCATGGTGCGTCGGGAGGGCGGCCGCGGGGGATACGGCCGCGCTTCGACGGGGATTGGTCCGAAGAGAGGGGCCGCGTGCGGTCCCGGGGGCGATTAGGTTAGACCGCCCCGCCGACGCCCGGCAACCCGCGGGGCCGGGGTCGGCGGACGACGCCGCGGGCGGTCAGGAGGGGCGGACGGCGCGGCGGTGGCGGTTGATCCAGGCGCAGGCCGCGGTCTCGGTCCAGCGGCGGCGAAGGTCCAGCTCGAGGCCGCGCATCCGGCCGAAGGCGGCCGCGGCGCCCGGCACGACCGCGAGCAGCATCGCCGCGCGGGCCTTGAAGTAGAGCGGATCGGCGGCGATCGCGCGGCGGAGCTCCGCCCGGGCCTCGCCGGGCACGACCGGCCCCCCGTCCCGGAGGAAGAGCTCGCGGGCAAGACGGACCCGCTGCTTGGCCGCCGCGCGGCGAAGCAGCGCCCGGTTCTCCCGCGCGAACCGCGTCTGCGTCCGCTCCAGCTTCTCCAGCAGGGCGAGCCAGCAGCGCGCGTTGACCAGCACGTCGCGGCTGATGTTGCCCGGGTGCTGCCGGTAGAGCATCAACGGGCGCGGCAGGTGGCGCATCGGCGCCGCGCAGGACAGGCGCAGCCAGAGGTCGCAGTCCTCGCCGCTCCGCAGCGTCTCGTCGTACCCGCCGACGGCGAGGAACAGCTCGCGCCGGATGACCGGGTTGATGATCGTCCCGACGTCGCCCTGCAGCAGCGTCCGCGTCGTGTAGACCGGGCCCGGGGATTTCTTCCCCACGAGGCGGCGGGTCGGCCGCCCGTCGGCGTGCATCGTCTGGAAGGCCGGCGCGACGAGCCCCACCTCGGGGCGCTCGTCGAAGACCGCGACGATCTCCTCGAGGTAGGTCCGCCGCCAGAGGTCGTCGGAGTCGAGGAACGCGAGCAGTTCCCCGCGCGCCGCGCGGACGCCGTTGTTGCGGGCCGCCGACGGGCCGCGGTTGGCCTGGCGCAGCACCCGCGCGCCCCGCCGTTCCCACTCCGCGAGGACGAGCGGCGTCCCGTCGGTCGAGCCGTCGTCCACGACGACGATCTCGAAGTCGCGGAACGTCTGCGCCGCGACGGACCGGAGCGCCGCGTCGAGAAGTTCGGCCCTGTTGTAGCAAGGAACGACGACGCTGACCCTGGGTGGCGTCGCGCTGTCGCCGATGGACTCGGTCATGGTCGCGCCTTTCAAGAGTGCGCAGGCGGTTGCCGACTCTCGGCGCAGGCGCGCCTCCCGGGCAGGAGGCCGCGCAATGGTCCGAAGTCTACCGCTTCTTTTCCGCGGCGGCAGGCTTCGCCGCCGAGGCGGCCTTGCCCTTCGCGGCGGGCTTCGTCGCGACGGGAGCCGCCTTCTTGCTCCGCCGACGGCGCGGCCGCGGGGCCGCCGCGGACGATTCCGTCGCGGCCGCGCCGCTGTTGGCGTAGAGGCTCGCGAAACGAGACGCGCGCATCGGGTCGGGGGTTGACGGCGTCGGACCAAAAGGCGACGGAGAAATCGGCGGGACGACGACGACGTCCTCGGGCGCGAGGAGGGCGACGGCGAGCGGCGGGGCGAGCGGGCCGGGAGGCGGGAACTCGGCCGGGGCGGCCGCGCCGCGG
Above is a genomic segment from bacterium containing:
- a CDS encoding cation diffusion facilitator family transporter; translated protein: MGAERHNAAETAARADREKTLVAASSLAAAVLLTGTKLGVGLWTNSLGILSEAAHSALDLAAAGMTLWAVRAAARPADRRHAYGHGKFENLSALFETLLLLATCVWIFSEAIQRLASGGAHVQANVWAFATVLLSIGVDLSRSRALARAARRHKSQALEADALHFSTDVWSSAVVLLGLFAVVAAPRLGAPWLESADAVAALGVALIVVWVSVRLGRKAIDDLVDATPPRVAQKIAELLRDVPNAVAVRRVRVRRSGPVLFVDLTLVAPADVPLSLAHAAADVAEARVRAAYANADVVVHVEPDVELPDDPR
- a CDS encoding M2 family metallopeptidase, which gives rise to MADAAKPAPTVDEAKRFVAQAEARLLDLWVRGQRADWVNNTYITDDTEILSAQANEAIIAETTAMAQAATRFDGMKLPPDVARKLKLLKLSLVMPAPNSPRLREEETRIVTSMQSDYGKGKYCPKPGVCYDLGQLEEIMASSRDPKQLLDAWEGWRTISPPMRDRYKRFVELSNQGARDLGFADTGALWRSKYDMSPDEFSAEVDRLWGQVQPLYTALHCYVRGKLQEKYGKELVPDGKPIPAHLLGNMWAQSWENVYDLVKPPQQGSTVDLTALVQGRKMDAKEMVRTGERFFMSLGLPALPETFWERSMLVKPRDREVVCHASAWDVDYLDDIRLKMCIKTDGEDFVTVHHELGHNYYQRAYKNQTPLFRDSANDGFHEALGDTLALSITPAYLAKIGFLPSEPKDANDVDLLLRRALEKVSFLPFGLMVDQWRWQVFSGKVTPDHYNQAWWDLARKYQGIAPPVARSEKDFDPGAKYHVAANVPYARYFLAHLLQFQFHRALSEAAGQTGPLHRRTIYGSKAAGERLNAMMEMGQSKPWPEALKAMTGSDKMDASAVLDYFAPLKKWLDEQNKGRACGWD
- the gcvP gene encoding aminomethyl-transferring glycine dehydrogenase, encoding MPTRNEHLLDHPDHFADRHVGPRDADVAAMLAELGVASLDELIAQTVPAGIRAASPLALPAPLSESAAVARLRELAARNQIWRSFIGTGYSDCVTPAPIVRYVLENPGWYTQYTPYQAEISQGRLEALLNFQTMIADLTGLPIANASMLDEGTAAAEAMTLCRRAGANKDHSAVFFVSERCHPQTIAVVKTRALPLEIEVVVGNHETWDFSRPTFGALVEYPATCGAVLDYAPFVAKAHAAKCAVVVAADLLALTLLKSPGEIGADVAVGSSQRFGVPLSYGGPHAGYMAAREEFKRQIPGRIIGVSRDAQGKPALRLALQTREQHIRREKATSNICTAQVLLAVMASMYAVYHGPEGLKKIAGRVHLLAETLRGALRGLGCGVGDGVVFDALRVVPGPRPTSEVLEAAAGKKINLRVFEDGALGVALDEATTAADLQDLYEVFGGPTKLDWEALAASAAAEFPAGLRRGTPFLQEKVFNRYHCEMELMRYIKSLESRDLSLAQAMTPLGSCTMKLNGAAEMFAITWPEFAKLHPFAPAEQAAGYQELAAELTRWLTTITGFHAATLMPNSGAAGEYTGLQVIRAYHHSRGDARRRVCIIPESAHGTNPASAALAGMEVVPVKCNERGDIDVDDLKAKAEAHRDTLAALMVTYPSTHGVFEEGIKTICKIVHDNGGQVYVDGANMNALVGLCRPADFGGDLCHLNLHKTFSIPHGGGGPGVGPICVAKHLAPFLPKHPVVPTGGERGIGAVASGPMGSAGVLPIPYAYIAMMGTKGLEKATKTAILNANYLAVKLAPHFPIVYTGKNGRVAHECIIDLKPVKQAAGIEADDIAKRLMDYGFHAPTMSWPVHDSLMIEPTESESKEELDRFVEAMVMIREEIREIEEGKADRADNLLKNAPHTAAVCAADDWKHPYSRERAAFPTQFTKERKFWPYVGRVDNVAGDRNLVCTCMG
- a CDS encoding glycosyltransferase family 2 protein, whose amino-acid sequence is MTESIGDSATPPRVSVVVPCYNRAELLDAALRSVAAQTFRDFEIVVVDDGSTDGTPLVLAEWERRGARVLRQANRGPSAARNNGVRAARGELLAFLDSDDLWRRTYLEEIVAVFDERPEVGLVAPAFQTMHADGRPTRRLVGKKSPGPVYTTRTLLQGDVGTIINPVIRRELFLAVGGYDETLRSGEDCDLWLRLSCAAPMRHLPRPLMLYRQHPGNISRDVLVNARCWLALLEKLERTQTRFARENRALLRRAAAKQRVRLARELFLRDGGPVVPGEARAELRRAIAADPLYFKARAAMLLAVVPGAAAAFGRMRGLELDLRRRWTETAACAWINRHRRAVRPS